The Eremothecium gossypii ATCC 10895 chromosome IV, complete sequence genome contains a region encoding:
- the ATX2 gene encoding Mn(2+) transporter ATX2 (Syntenic homolog of Saccharomyces cerevisiae YOR079C (ATX2)), with product MLELIGALIVALLIFFSTLIIGCIPIYLLDKRAQRTQGLPSSIATFGVGTLLGTALLLVIPEGIEVCDADDNYGLDLIIGYLVMYFMEKLVNWKGATRPIWTQRESIEHMRNWSDLTNMRKVAIVLCKSEFALAMILHGFSDGAVIGASVSGSLLNWALAAAMLIHKIPTVLSIVSLMQCKQGLNQYEVASNLLLFSASTPIGYLLFKLFYALAFGPTSWLGRNIMLISGGSLLYVATAALQTPGHASSTPTYLPLESAQSVPLSELELGEARSYSWPSTGSNGESSRPYIGTISFLSGLLIPAGISFIH from the coding sequence ATGCTAGAGCTCATCGGGGCCCTTATAGTGGCCCTCCTAATATTTTTTAGCACACTAATAATAGGTTGTATTCCTATTTACCTTTTAGACAAACGGGCACAGAGGACGCAAGGCTTACCTTCATCGATTGCCACTTTTGGCGTCGGGACGTTGCTGGGCACGGCACTACTTTTGGTAATACCAGAAGGCATCGAAGTGTGCGATGCCGATGACAACTACGGCCTTGACCTGATCATCGGCTATTTGGTGATGTACTTCATGGAGAAGCTCGTGAATTGGAAAGGGGCAACGAGACCCATTTGGACGCAGAGGGAATCAATTGAACACATGCGTAATTGGAGTGACCTGACAAACATGAGGAAAGTTGCTATAGTTCTTTGCAAGAGCGAGTTCGCGCTAGCCATGATCCTACATGGATTTTCGGACGGGGCTGTCATCGGGGCGTCAGTCAGCGGGAGCCTCCTAAATTGGGCACTCGCTGCGGCCATGCTTATACACAAAATTCCTACAGTCCTTTCTATAGTAAGTTTAATGCAATGCAAGCAGGGTCTAAACCAGTACGAGGTGGCGTCgaacctgctgctgttttCCGCGTCTACCCCAATCGGATATCTCCTTTTCAAGCTTTTTTATGCCCTTGCTTTTGGGCCTACTTCCTGGCTCGGACGCAACATCATGCTAAtcagcggcggcagcctGTTGTACGTTGCGACGGCAGCGCTACAGACACCTGGCcatgctagcagcactcCCACGTATCTACCTCTGGAGAGTGCGCAAAGCGTGCCGCTGTCGGAACTTGAACTCGGCGAGGCACGGAGCTATAGTTGGCCCTCTACTGGCTCCAATGGCGAATCTTCCCGGCCCTACATAGGCACCATATCCTTCTTATCAGGCCTCCTGATACCCGCTGGCATTTCGTTCATACATTAA
- the TGL4 gene encoding triacylglycerol lipase (Syntenic homolog of Saccharomyces cerevisiae YKR089C (TGL4) and YOR081C (TGL5)), with the protein MLQEQPQSNIVQDFTYAWNKGVAPITQHFIKKYYDYVRLDGSDANGRMQSSRPEKPRRVRRLLRYIRRQLQRLQILNNDNIILDKLLQEKQHATSYDDWLAAVVRLDEMTQKEAWKQEEETTLYDWKLVKGQTEKMRAAREQRDWLQLLYIIRTTWVRDLGNMCNVNLYRHSHVGTKYIIDEYVEESKRSLHELVYQSNLDMNYMLGMLVQTRKNIGRTALVLSGGSTFGLFHIGVLSTLFEQELLPRVISGSSAGAIVASILCVHHKHELVQLIEDVLQKEFNIFEDESQKVKHESLLMKISRFLKNGTWFDNKHLINTMIGFLGDLTFREAYNRTGKILSITVSPASVYEQPRLLNQLTAPNVLIWSAVCASCSLPGVFPSTPIYEKDPKTGETTEWNSSSVKFVDGSVDNDLPIAKLSEMFNVDHIIACQVNIHAFPFLKLSLSCVGGEVEDEFSARLKQNLSTVYNFVVNEVIHLLELGTELGIARNLFTKMRSVLSQQYSGDITILPDLKMLLRIKELLANPTQEFLLRETVNGARATWPKIAIIKNHCGQEFELDRVINYLKGKLISKPSQSHGTLHFVDNSISLINSPIIYHQDQSTIIREFLDAHKAQDGLVVDKPTKLIHAGGRYSYYGAAKSKVHFRRKSESSAEGKGFANLAQPRSASSSPFISEKVMPIVIGYHGGLRRKRSGGYLTFSAGKKSPSSSAGKSLNNYTISESQTGDDNCSIVSEPSGILGGVQHVDDEDEISPRLDLTDRGPEVSNSGGTSKLSKLPHRGFRRFRKSPASSQTSIRTVKNIPEKREQGPSDDTKG; encoded by the coding sequence ATGCTTCAGGAGCAGCCGCAGTCGAACATTGTGCAAGATTTTACGTATGCGTGGAACAAGGGGGTGGCACCAATCACTCAGCACTTCATCAAGAAGTACTACGACTATGTCCGGCTGGATGGGAGCGATGCTAATGGAAGAATGCAGTCCTCGCGTCCCGAGAAACCGCGACGAGTGCGGCGCCTGCTTCGGTACATACGCaggcagctgcagcggctgcagATCTTGAATAACGACAACATAATTCTGGATAAGCTGCTTCAGGAGAAACAGCATGCGACGTCGTACGACGACTGGCTGGCCGCCGTCGTTCGGCTGGACGAGATGACTCAGAAGGAAGCCTGGAAGCAGGAGGAAGAGACGACGCTGTATGACTGGAAGCTTGTAAAGGGCCAGACGGAGAAGATGCGTGCGGCACGGGAGCAGAGGGACTGGCTCCAGTTGCTGTACATCATCAGGACTACATGGGTGCGGGACCTGGGAAACATGTGTAACGTGAACCTATACCGGCATTCGCACGTCGGGACGAAGTACATCATTGACGAGTATGTTGAAGAGAGCAAGCGCTCGTTGCACGAGCTGGTGTACCAATCGAATCTGGACATGAACTACATGTTAGGGATGCTCGTGCAGACTCGTAAAAATATAGGGCGTACCGCGCTGGTGCTGAGCGGCGGGAGCACGTTTGGGCTTTTCCACATTGGTGTCTTGTCTACGTTATTTGAACAGGAACTACTGCCCCGTGTGATTAGCGGAAGCAGCGCAGGTGCGATTGTGGCTTCTATTCTGTGCGTGCACCATAAACACGAACTCGTTCAACTCATAGAAGATGTATTGCAGAAAGAGTTCAACATATTTGAGGATGAGTCGCAGAAAGTGAAACACGAGAGTCTTCTGATGAAGATCTCGCGGTTCCTTAAGAACGGTACATGGTTTGACAATAAACATTTGATCAATACCATGATTGGCTTCCTGGGCGACTTGACATTCCGTGAGGCGTACAATAGAACAGGTAAGATATTGAGCATCACGGTTTCTCCAGCGTCCGTTTACGAACAGCCACGTTTGCTAAATCAGCTTACTGCACCAAATGTGTTAATTTGGTCTGCTGTATGTGCATCATGTTCCTTGCCCGGGGTTTTCCCATCTACTCCCATTTACGAGAAGGATCCGAAAACCGGTGAAACGACTGAATGGAACAGTAGCTCGGTGAAATTTGTTGATGGCTCTGTGGACAATGATCTACCCATTGCCAAGCTGTCTGAAATGTTCAACGTTGACCATATTATTGCGTGCCAAGTGAACATCCATGCATTCCCATTTTTGAAGCTGTCGCTGTCCTGCGTTGGGGGCGAGGTGGAAGATGAATTCAGTGCTCGTTTAAAGCAAAACCTTTCGACTGTCTATAACTTTGTTGTTAACGAAGTTATCCATTTATTGGAGTTGGGTACCGAGTTGGGAATTGCTAGAAATCTATTTACCAAGATGAGGTCCGTCTTATCGCAACAGTACTCAGGTGATATTACTATTCTTCCAGACCTTAAGATGCTTCTACGCATTAAGGAACTCTTGGCAAACCCGACACAAGAGTTTTTGCTGAGAGAGACTGTCAATGGTGCGCGTGCTACCTGGCCTAAGATAGCCATAATTAAGAATCATTGCGGTCAGGAGTTTGAATTGGATCGTGTTATCAATTATTTGAAGGGGAAATTAATATCTAAACCTTCGCAGTCTCATGGCACTCTGCATTTCGTGGATAATTCGATATCACTGATCAACTCACCGATTATTTATCATCAGGATCAAAGTACCATAATCAGGGAGTTTTTGGATGCACATAAGGCACAAGATGGACTGGTAGTTGACAAACCCACGAAACTGATTCATGCCGGCGGGCGTTACTCATACTATGGTGCAGCGAAAAGTAAGGTCCACTTCCGCAGAAAATCAGAATCTTCTGCTGAGGGAAAGGGCTTTGCCAACTTGGCTCAACCTCGCTCTGCCTCTAGTTCGCCATTTATTTCTGAGAAAGTAATGCCAATAGTCATTGGTTATCACGGCGGTCTTAGAAGGAAACGCTCAGGAGGATACCTCACTTTCTCTGCCGGTAAAAAGTCACCATCGTCCTCTGCAGGGAAATCGCTCAATAACTATACGATTTCTGAATCACAAACAGGAGATGATAATTGTTCCATTGTCTCAGAGCCCTCTGGGATTCTTGGTGGAGTCCAACATGTCGATGATGAGGATGAAATTTCTCCCAGGTTGGACTTGACTGACCGGGGTCCTGAAGTGAGTAACTCTGGAGGAACTTCCAAATTGTCAAAACTACCACATAGAGGGTTCCGGCGGTTTAGAAAAAGCCCAGCTTCCAGTCAAACTAGTATTAGAACGGTGAAGAATATCCCCGAGAAAAGGGAACAAGGCCCAAGTGATGATACTAAAGGTTGA
- a CDS encoding ADR234Cp (Syntenic homolog of Saccharomyces cerevisiae YLL049W (LDB18)), which yields MARAELGHLAARLERVEQMLGEASEDGDVGSKVRELMRQLQGLCERGLQFNEQMGVYLQQFLGDGGQPGDGREVAAVVETCHEELQQLVAGLQALELRCHDGFGAVVAGCGTLGSGAIDGGAVDALWQRCNALVARSAHVTARFLRLARARNEVGCAVAERLRAVERAAQSPQ from the coding sequence ATGGCCAGAGCAGAGCTGGGGCACTTGGCCGCGCGGTTGGAGCGCGTAGAGCAGATGCTGGGTGAGGCGTCCGAGGACGGGGACGTGGGGAGTAAGGTCCGGGAGCTGATGAGGCAGCTGCAGGGCCTGTGTGAGCGCGGGCTGCAGTTCAACGAGCAGATGGGCGTCTACCTGCAGCAGTTCCTGGGCGACGGCGGGCAGCCGGGGGACGGGCGCGAGGTGGCGGCGGTGGTGGAGACGTGCCACGAGGAGCTACAGCAGCTGGTGGCGgggctgcaggcgctggagctgcGCTGCCACGATGGGTTTGGCGCGGTGGTGGCCGGGTGTGGGACGCTGGGCAGCGGGGCCATAGACGGCGGGGCGGTGGACGCGCTGTGGCAGCGATGCAACGCGCTTGTGGCGAGGTCTGCGCACGTGACCGCGCGGTTTctgcggctggcgcgggcgcgcaaTGAGGTGGGCTGCGCGGTGGCAGagcggctgcgcgcggTGGAGCGGGCTGCGCAGAGCCCGCAGTAG
- a CDS encoding transcriptional repressor WHI5 (Syntenic homolog of Saccharomyces cerevisiae YOR083W (WHI5) and YKR091W (SRL3)) — MVNTPHREWRRDGQDEGSPQTPSPPRSGPRRLGGSPSTVSPGVRSRLLAPTTPKSRASEMFLSPSPTLRSPAAQAPPRDSDKPIREISFNLKTRLNYAFVKLQNGWQDKTLPELEEALEGSPRKRHERSPVGPAEEYSNAYATAAAGADGAAENSAQSAFLRALSSPKKKPRSESVGQGSPPRLPMFPSHNEPSEVEAIETLMALSSAQKRLPHPARDAGAFLGAQPAALGQFPTFAAAPAPAATVHRSSLSSDSSDSSASSLKRALVKPFGLAPAEVPHQAQQAQHSEVQTDVETDVEEALTSDTEDAPVTD, encoded by the coding sequence ATGGTCAATACACCTCACAGGGAGTGGAGGCGCGACGGGCAGGACGAAGGCTCGCCGCAGACGCCGTCTCCGCCGCGGTCGGGGCCACGGCGGTTGGGTGGTTCGCCAAGCACAGTATCGCCAGGAGTACGCAGCCGGCTGCTGGCCCCGACAACGCCGAAGTCGCGGGCGTCGGAGATGTTTTTGTCGCCTTCGCCGACCCTGCGGTCGCCGGCAGcgcaggcgccgccgcgaGACAGCGATAAGCCGATCCGCGAGATCTCATTCAACCTCAAGACGCGGCTCAACTATGCATTTGTGAAGCTCCAGAACGGGTGGCAGGATAAGACGCTGCcggagctggaggaggcgctggagggGTCGCCGCGCAAGCGACACGAGCGGTCGCCGGTGGGGCCGGCGGAGGAATACAGCAACGCATATGcaacggcggcggcaggtGCCGACGGGGCTGCGGAGAACAGCGCGCAGAGCGCTTTTCTGCGCGCGCTGTCGAGCCCGAAGAAGAAGCCGCGCTCGGAGTCGGTGGGCCAGggctcgccgccgcgcctgcccATGTTCCCCTCGCATAACGAGCCCTCGGAGGTCGAGGCCATTGAAACACTGATGGCGCTGTCCTCTGCGCAGAAGCGGCTGCCGCACCCCGCGCGCGACGCGGGTGCGTTCCTGGGCGCGcagcccgccgcgctggGCCAGTTCCCGACGTttgccgccgcgcccgcgcccgcggccaCGGTGCACCGCTCGTCGCTGTCCTCCGACTCGTCCGACTCGTCCGCGTCGTCGCTCAAGCGCGCGCTCGTCAAGCCCTTTGGCCTCGCGCCTGCAGAGGTCCCGCATCAGGCACAACAGGCACAGCATTCTGAGGTACAGACTGACGTCGAGACCGATGTCGAGGAAGCGCTCACCAGCGACACCGAAGACGCCCCGGTCACGGACTAG
- the COF1 gene encoding cofilin (Syntenic homolog of Saccharomyces cerevisiae YLL050C (COF1); 1-intron), giving the protein MSRSGVAVADESLTAFNDLKLGKKYKFVLFGLNADKTSIIVKETSNERDYDVFLEKLPEDDCLYAVYDFEYEISGAEGKRSKIVFFTWSPDTAPIRSKMVYASSKDALRRALNGVSSDIQGTDFSEVAYESVLEKVSRGAGSH; this is encoded by the exons ATGTCTAGATCTGG AGTTGCAGTTGCCGACGAGTCGTTGACGGCGTTCAATGACTTGAAGCTGGGCAAGAAGTACAAGTTTGTGTTGTTCGGGTTGAACGCGGACAAGACGTCCATTATCGTGAAGGAGACGTCCAACGAGCGCGACTACGACGTGTTCTTGGAGAAGCTACCGGAAGACGACTGCCTATACGCAGTCTACGACTTCGAGTACGAGATCAGCGGCGCGGAGGGCAAGCGGTCCAAGATCGTGTTTTTCACGTGGTCACCAGACACAGCGCCCATCCGCTCGAAGATGGTTTACGCATCGTCCAAGGACGCTTTGCGGCGCGCATTGAACGGCGTGTCCTCGGACATCCAGGGCACGGACTTCTCGGAGGTGGCGTACGAGTCCGTGTTGGAGAAGGTGagccgcggcgcgggctCGCACTGA
- the PXL1 gene encoding Pxl1p (Syntenic homolog of Saccharomyces cerevisiae YKR090W (PXL1)) codes for MSPYNVLNTSLNGSPFPQLKPHVRYRTAMERAGFDVAYGKFGGRPASKTSAASVTSRHGGSHGAPVGSPHGGSTSSLPTEKPINQSKPSGSADRTLPAAEGLGISASMPSLNTELVASPEPDSTAPADAFALPEIQVSYNHDQRSIATAKDMPSFVVPTPRNSLHSDTDRDSEYSAASEHATLPPYDAGADTGRFSQHFSPAAKRMSTAEVGSISTETRSFASSAERLSMYARNDLVSAPFQLMPTSAAPSVHPIEGAISLPISPDAHAKGQSLYSSATSDEHLGTHSTLDVDQKTTREPSIFDFENQKNSRAISQSNASSTYPTPAPDDTQEPVFSVLDPVERSFMMLTQNSQPDMEDKDEEDGQSLYSADDIRHSVNTVRTANSYQSASTSSHASSKRSPGVADRRQTRYSMMPKIQVSNSAMSLVSVVDEGVDIAPDPILQGSLGKKAEDASLRLSSGGSSEDENTVAAPQESNGLSSTTSQVERLIAQLDDVSLTRGDVDAFDSAAVPLPTSSLAAASHLPQTHLSNRAKKSSAYLSGIPDEVRNLPDLSIDPTLSTMTEHSSPESTVFSPDAQSPVMLSFKGRSLDEIWNPTKPAERLSLAAKRQSIAARNSAIRPVSTYGPNTIQPSQLTHVLSLEAAQRPRDPVPPAVPDHTPPLSPADSPTAWSLLDADSEIHTSPLRISAAKPKYPPGKGPCRSCGEKIKTKSIYSKREGELSGQWHRECFRCTVCALKFNKHVPCYILDDVIYCRQHYHEANNSICRVCRDFIEGECLENDKGETFHVSCLTCYLCHRLIQEDYYIYNDELPLCANHDMDALVRNGIHGERRSSDPDSLEVTNTLSKRRTRLINV; via the coding sequence ATGTCGCCTTACAACGTATTGAACACAAGTCTAAACGGTAGTCCGTTTCCGCAGCTGAAGCCACATGTCAGGTACCGGACGGCGATGGAGAGAGCGGGTTTTGACGTGGCCTACGGGAAGTTCGGGGGACGCCCTGCCAGCAAGACGTCCGCGGCCAGTGTGACAAGTCGTCATGGAGGAAGCCACGGTGCGCCCGTGGGAAGTCCGCACGGTGGCAGCACCTCGAGCCTACCGACCGAGAAGCCGATTAACCAGAGCAAGCCTTCCGGATCAGCGGATCGGACCCTCCCCGCAGCAGAGGGGCTTGGGATCTCCGCCTCGATGCCATCGCTCAACACAGAGCTGGTTGCCAGCCCGGAGCCGGATTCTACTGCGCCGGCCGACGCCTTTGCCCTGCCGGAAATCCAGGTGAGCTACAACCATGACCAACGGTCAATAGCTACCGCGAAGGACATGCCATCGTTTGTGGTGCCTACCCCGCGGAACTCGTTGCACTCGGACACCGACCGGGACAGTGAATACTCGGCCGCCTCAGAGCACGCAACACTGCCTCCTTACGACGCCGGGGCTGACACCGGCCGGTTTTCACAGCACTTCAGCCCTGCGGCCAAACGTATGTCCACGGCAGAAGTTGGCAGCATATCCACCGAAACCCGTTCCTTCGCATCCTCGGCGGAGCGCTTGTCGATGTACGCCCGCAATGATCTCGTGTCTGCACCTTTTCAGTTGATGCCAACGTCTGCTGCTCCGTCTGTGCACCCTATTGAAGGCGCTATATCGCTACCAATTTCCCCAGACGCACACGCAAAAGGCCAATCTCTATATTCATCCGCGACTTCCGATGAGCACCTCGGTACACACAGCACCTTGGATGTCGACCAAAAGACCACCAGAGAACCGTCGATTTTCGACTTTGAGAACCAGAAGAACTCCCGGGCGATCTCGCAGAGCAACGCCTCCTCTACGTACCCCACACCTGCTCCCGATGACACTCAAGAGCCGGTCTTCTCTGTTCTTGATCCGGTGGAACGCTCCTTCATGATGCTTACGCAGAACTCGCAGCCAGACATGGAGGACAAGGATGAAGAGGATGGTCAGTCGCTTTACTCGGCAGATGACATCCGGCACTCCGTTAACACGGTTCGCACCGCCAACTCCTATCAGTCCGCCTCCACGAGCTCCCACGCATCGAGCAAACGTTCACCAGGTGTAGCGGACCGCCGGCAAACACGGTACTCGATGATGCCCAAGATCCAGGTGAGCAACTCAGCTATGTCGCTGGTTTCCGTGGTGGATGAGGGCGTTGATATTGCTCCCGACCCAATTCTGCAGGGCTCCCTGGGGAAGAAGGCGGAGGATGCCAGCCTGCGGCTGTCTTCGGGCGGCAGCTCGGAGGACGAGAATACCGTTGCCGCTCCCCAGGAGTCAAATGGTCTGTCCTCGACCACCTCGCAGGTGGAGCGGCTCATTGCGCAGCTCGACGACGTGTCTCTCACCCGTGGGGACGTGGATGCGTTCGACTCTGCTGCCGTGCCGCTGCCAACCTCTTCTCtggccgccgcctcgcACTTGCCCCAAACGCATCTCTCGAATCGCGCCAAGAAGAGTAGCGCATACCTCTCCGGCATACCGGATGAGGTGCGCAACCTGCCCGATCTGTCAATCGACCCCACGCTCTCGACCATGACAGAACACAGCTCGCCGGAAAGCACGGTCTTCAGCCCCGATGCCCAGTCGCCTGTGATGCTGAGCTTCAAGGGCCGCTCCCTCGACGAGATCTGGAACCCCACGAAGCCCGCGGAGCGCCTCAGCCTCGCGGCCAAGCGGCAGTCTATCGCCGCCAGAAACTCCGCGATCCGCCCCGTCTCGACCTACGGACCCAACACCATCCAGCCCTCGCAGCTCACCCACGTGTTGTCCCTAgaggcggcgcagcggccCCGCGACCCCGTCCCCCCCGCCGTCCCTGACCACACTCCCCCGCTTTCGCCGGCCGACTCCCCCACCGCATGGTCGCTGTTGGACGCCGACTCCGAGATCCACACCTCGCCCCTGCGCATCTCTGCCGCGAAGCCCAAGTACCCGCCCGGCAAGGGCCCCTGCCGCTCCTGCGGCGAGAAAATCAAGACCAAGAGCATATACTCCAAGCGTGAGGGCGAGCTCTCCGGTCAGTGGCACCGCGAGTGCTTCCGCTGCACCGTGTGCGCCCTCAAGTTCAACAAGCACGTGCCCTGCTACATCTTGGACGACGTCATCTACTGCCGTCAGCACTACCACGAGGCCAACAACTCCATCTGCCGCGTCTGCCGCGACTTCATCGAGGGCGAGTGTCTCGAGAACGACAAGGGCGAGACCTTCCACGTCAGCTGCCTCACCTGCTACCTGTGTCACCGCCTGATCCAGGAGGACTACTACATCTACAACGACGAGCTCCCACTCTGTGCCAACCACGACATGGACGCGCTCGTGCGCAACGGTATCCACGGCGAACGCCGCAGCTCTGACCCAGACTCCCTTGAAGTCACCAATACCCTATCCAAGAGGCGTACAAGACTCATCAACGTCTAA
- the DIA2 gene encoding DNA-binding SCF ubiquitin ligase subunit DIA2 (Syntenic homolog of Saccharomyces cerevisiae YOR080W (DIA2)) — protein sequence MSEDIIDRSLELGIQCFQGEDYKGAAELFSKSLQLARSYTDRSLEGIREKVGLPKRCLHDPSRVYHPRYLVLLDNRAATWEKLNKLDRALADAAYMITVDAYNLKGYIRRGKVLQKLGRYEEALQVYENGLKQAGEAEKTHAIHAPQKFLDIVYRQRSTIKELLQSRARSSRSLTQQTVAKEPKLKRPATIDSLMPGKKRSSSKAKIDYIATLPVEIIERIMANMDTRSIIRCYSVCKLWKYRLERLPHLYQEFRLSCCYKNMLGYVNFVGALASRTAEYSCRSIQCVSGNVQEEEKSIILLLSRLMIGTRQLALMAKKCKAERIIQHICENKKLRNGVQRLSITAPVHFGHKLNLHELYTRTTSMTHLELVLNFHTPSEHVGGHLFPWQDHAVAETNLESFTLMARNYSVHHVNVIEQFEYSSVLFKRLKKLCITGIDFRLGDRNNLKWISDMPNLQELWLERNTGIEFHELITQIVQVGAPKTLRHLTFREPPNRHFDRMDQSQLGLGEEALREVFQSLESLDLMNTRFDPQLLLLLLQPACENRIARLNIGNCPRLSFARDLEILTLIFQQLPALTDLLLPNVMEYTRQGMEVLRKNIKGMKLKRLDLSFIPSLKGYELLDLLKELKGINPLGLETLTINGCTAVAPQTVDYITRNGYAQKVMCAYERTQWEHLGINSFWYR from the coding sequence ATGTCCGAAGATATTATAGATAGGTCATTGGAGCTTGGAATCCAATGTTTCCAAGGCGAGGACTACAAGGGGGCTGCAGAGTTATTCAGCAAGTCACTGCAGCTTGCACGATCATATACGGACAGGTCTTTGGAGGGTATTCGCGAGAAAGTTGGCCTCCCGAAGCGCTGCTTACACGATCCGAGTCGGGTTTATCACCCACGATATCTTGTGCTTCTTGATAACCGAGCAGCTACGTGGGAGAAGCTGAATAAACTTGATAGAGCCCTGGCTGATGCGGCCTATATGATAACTGTTGATGCGTACAATCTGAAAGGATATATAAGGCGAGGAAAGGTGCTCCAGAAACTGGGTAGATACGAAGAAGCGCTTCAGGTCTACGAAAATGGGCTCAAACAAGCAGGGGAAGCGGAGAAAACCCATGCGATACACGCGCCCCAGAAGTTCCTCGATATAGTGTATCGTCAGCGGTCCACAATCAAGGAACTACTGCAGAGTCGCGCACGAAGCAGCAGATCTTTGACCCAGCAGACAGTTGCGAAAGAACCGAAGTTAAAACGTCCTGCCACCATCGATTCATTGATGCCTGGTAAAAAGCGCTCCTCGTCGAAAGCCAAAATCGACTACATCGCGACGCTACCAGTGGAGATAATAGAGCGTATTATGGCGAACATGGATACAAGAAGTATCATACGTTGTTACAGTGTTTGTAAATTGTGGAAATATAGGCTTGAACGCCTGCCACACTTGTACCAAGAGTTTCGCTTATCTTGCTGCTATAAGAATATGTTGGGCTATGTCAATTTTGTGGGAGCCCTGGCTTCTCGGACTGCAGAGTACTCATGCCGGAGTATACAGTGCGTGAGTGGAAACGTACAGGAGGAAGAAAAATCAATTATACTACTACTATCACGTTTAATGATAGGAACAAGGCAACTGGCTCTAATGGCGAAGAAATGCAAAGCGGAACGAATAATACAACATATCTGTGAAAATAAAAAGTTGCGAAATGGTGTACAGAGACTCTCAATTACTGCGCCAGTGCACTTTGGTCATAAGTTAAACTTGCATGAACTGTATACCCGAACTACGTCTATGACCCATTTGGAATTAGTCTTGAATTTCCATACACCCTCCGAGCACGTAGGTGGGCACCTTTTTCCTTGGCAAGACCATGCAGTCGCTGAAACAAATCTAGAATCTTTCACTCTTATGGCAAGAAATTATAGTGTCCATCACGTCAATGTTATAGAGCAGTTTGAATATAGCTCAGTGTTATTCAAGAGACTTAAAAAGCTTTGTATAACGGGAATTGACTTTCGACTGGGTGATAGAAACAACTTGAAGTGGATATCGGACATGCCAAACTTGCAAGAATTATGGTTAGAGCGCAATACTGGTATTGAATTCCATGAACTGATAACGCAAATCGTACAAGTAGGTGCACCGAAGACCTTACGCCATCTGACGTTTAGAGAACCGCCCAATCGACATTTTGATAGGATGGACCAGTCCCAACTAGGTTTAGGTGAAGAGGCACTTCGAGAAGTTTTTCAGTCTCTCGAGTCTCTAGACCTTATGAACACTAGATTTGATCCGCAGCTATTGCTATTACTCTTGCAGCCGGCATGCGAGAATCGAATTGCGAGACTAAACATCGGTAACTGTCCTAGGCTTTCATTTGCCAGAGACCTGGAGATACTCACCCTGATATTTCAGCAGCTTCCAGCACTGACGGATCTCTTGCTCCCGAATGTAATGGAATATACACGCCAAGGAATGGAAGTATTAAGGAAGAATATAAAAGGGATGAAGTTAAAAAGGCTGGATCTTTCATTTATACCTTCGCTTAAGGGCTACGAGTTACTAGATTTGTTAAAGGAGCTCAAAGGTATTAATCCACTGGGCCTGGAAACCTTAACAATCAATGGCTGCACTGCTGTCGCACCTCAAACTGTGGACTATATAACGAGAAATGGTTATGCTCAGAAGGTTATGTGCGCATATGAACGCACACAATGGGAGCATTTAGGAATAAATTCTTTTTGGTATAGATAA